The Toxoplasma gondii ME49 chromosome XII, whole genome shotgun sequence genome includes a region encoding these proteins:
- a CDS encoding hypothetical protein (encoded by transcript TGME49_246640), translating into MTDVPGLHQSYRLGSEQIMGHSVEVTKALESQSGDSSISPEKPEQSFPCSSSSCRNVEPSDDKDADLAGPSIGTHIILKGNHDGSDAPECGLQNVREAATPHQKERTLPPLPPNDMALALQEAKLRWQIQYYAAMHKYYSMQLQQGAMDPSEEPEDRLLPRASFHDILCEGVAVDEDPMQMSMEELLAQSTSVFEETGAPHQ; encoded by the exons ATGACGGATGTCCCAGGCCTACACCAATCATATCGGCTGGGTTCCGAGCAGATCATGGGGCATTCCGTAGAAGTAACAAAGGCACTTGAGTCGCAATCCGGAGACTCGTCAATCTCACCCGAAAAGCCGGAACAGAGCTTTCCATGTTCCTCCAGCAGCTGTCGGAATGTTGAACCATCAGATGACAAGGACGCCGATTTGGCGGGACCGTCTATTGGAACGCATATTATTTTGAAGGGAAATCATGATGGTTCGG ATGCTCCGGAATGCGGACTACAGAACGttcgagaagcagcaacCCCCCACCAGAAGGAACGAACTCTTCCTCCCTTGCCCCCTAATGACATGGCACTGGCTTTGCAGGAAGCAAAACTTCGCTGGCAAATTCAGTACTATGCCGCCATGCACAAGTATTATTCGATGCAACTACAGCAGGGCGCTATGGATCCGTCTGAAGAACCAGAAGACAGGTTGTTACCCAGAGCATCTTTCCACGACATACTTTGTGAAGGCGTAGCTGTGGATGAAGACCCTATGCAGATGAGCATGGAAGAGCTGCTGGCGCAGTCCACCTCTGTCTTTGAAGAAACTGGGGCGCCCCATCAGTAG